One Thiobacillus sp. genomic region harbors:
- a CDS encoding sigma 54-interacting transcriptional regulator: MTKDSELPEQAFLQSLVDAHQEPYCLVDEQYRIVAANQRYAEMYAGLDKQTVVGRKCHEISHDSDLPCDVHEECPLRQAFDQGHPFQVVHRHFDQYHEPDYVTVHATPIFNAAGKVVLMGEGMTSISHGRDLCFDAERMVSGCCPSFMRVLENLTSVAETDFPVLILGETGSGKEMAAQLIHRKSRRAEREFVTIDCTQFTEERFVSELFGHIRGAFTGAVENKMGLFELADRGTLFLDEIGELPLVSQAKLLRALETGKFRRMGETRERRADVRLVCATNRDIQAMVKLGEFRADLYYRINCMQVELPPLRHRKGDLPELVNYFLDRAGHRHGISDAAYEALLAYPFPGNMRELRNVLDRAMALARGERLDIEHLPAEVTRPERALAVHPVHAETDFVECTEHELSEGEHLREVLHKHRGNRRLAAQELGITERTLYRRLKARGLI, encoded by the coding sequence ATGACGAAAGACAGCGAACTTCCCGAACAAGCCTTCCTGCAAAGCCTGGTGGACGCCCATCAGGAGCCATACTGCCTGGTCGACGAACAATACCGAATCGTGGCCGCCAATCAGCGCTACGCCGAGATGTATGCCGGCCTGGACAAGCAAACCGTGGTGGGGCGCAAGTGTCACGAGATTTCCCACGACTCGGACCTGCCCTGCGACGTGCATGAAGAGTGCCCGTTGCGTCAGGCCTTTGACCAGGGCCATCCCTTTCAGGTGGTGCACCGCCATTTCGACCAATACCACGAACCCGACTATGTGACCGTGCATGCCACGCCGATTTTTAACGCGGCAGGTAAGGTGGTTTTGATGGGGGAGGGCATGACCTCCATCAGCCACGGTCGCGATCTCTGCTTCGACGCGGAGCGGATGGTGAGCGGTTGTTGTCCTTCGTTCATGCGCGTACTGGAAAATCTGACCTCCGTGGCCGAGACCGACTTCCCCGTGCTGATTCTGGGTGAGACTGGCAGTGGCAAGGAGATGGCTGCTCAACTCATCCACCGCAAGTCCCGCCGCGCCGAGCGGGAATTCGTCACCATAGACTGCACCCAATTCACCGAGGAACGGTTCGTCAGCGAGCTGTTCGGCCACATCCGCGGCGCTTTCACCGGCGCGGTGGAAAACAAGATGGGCCTGTTCGAACTCGCCGACCGGGGCACCCTGTTCCTGGACGAGATCGGCGAGTTGCCCCTGGTCAGCCAGGCTAAGCTGCTGCGCGCCCTGGAGACCGGCAAGTTCCGCAGAATGGGCGAAACCCGCGAACGGCGGGCGGACGTGCGGCTGGTCTGCGCCACCAATCGCGATATTCAGGCCATGGTCAAGCTCGGCGAATTCCGTGCCGACCTGTATTACCGCATCAACTGCATGCAGGTCGAACTGCCGCCGCTGCGGCACCGCAAGGGCGACCTGCCCGAGCTGGTCAATTACTTCCTCGATCGCGCCGGGCACCGCCACGGCATCAGCGATGCGGCCTACGAGGCACTGCTGGCTTACCCATTCCCGGGCAATATGCGCGAGCTGCGCAACGTCCTGGACCGGGCCATGGCCCTGGCCAGGGGCGAGCGGCTGGACATCGAACACCTGCCGGCCGAGGTCACGCGCCCGGAACGCGCACTGGCGGTCCATCCAGTGCACGCGGAAACCGATTTCGTCGAATGCACGGAGCATGAGCTATCCGAGGGCGAACATCTGCGCGAAGTGCTGCACAAACACCGAGGCAACCGGCGCCTGGCCGCCCAGGAACTCGGCATCACCGAGCGCACCCTGTATCGCCGTCTCAAGGCACGGGGGCTCATCTAA
- a CDS encoding CZB domain-containing protein codes for MTKIEALSQLRHAKSAHIRWRAYVQAMVAGLEIEEKRAPVHHKDCDFGQWFYGEGFKTFGHWQIYQDVEYSHELLHEVYQMLHHAQAEGDHARAARIMEQLVGISHSLLAALDLFEEEIRLTATDHF; via the coding sequence ATGACCAAGATTGAAGCCTTGAGCCAATTGCGCCATGCCAAGTCCGCGCATATCCGCTGGCGCGCCTATGTCCAGGCCATGGTGGCCGGTCTGGAAATCGAGGAGAAACGCGCGCCCGTGCACCACAAGGATTGCGACTTCGGCCAGTGGTTTTACGGTGAGGGGTTCAAGACCTTTGGTCACTGGCAAATATATCAGGACGTGGAATACAGCCATGAGCTACTGCATGAGGTCTACCAGATGTTGCACCATGCGCAGGCAGAGGGCGACCATGCCCGTGCCGCACGGATCATGGAGCAACTGGTAGGCATTTCTCACTCCTTGCTGGCGGCTTTGGATTTGTTCGAAGAAGAAATCCGCCTGACGGCAACGGACCATTTCTGA
- a CDS encoding rhodanese-like domain-containing protein — translation MPAIAPASRFLALLCVPAVLACGAVRAGEVRITHDLPHVEVLHEGKAARIERNPDTENLLDPDFSLTSRPCPPYCIQPMRLASGVETLGELELIDYLRRVGRDDAVLVIDSRDSDWPLRSGVIPGAVLIPWQRLHPAHASAAEIADLLLLRFGAARQDGLWNFESARTLVFYCNGPWCGQSPTNIKQLLALGYPAHKLKWYRGGMQDWKMLGLTTVAPATAPDTTTTHAHPAH, via the coding sequence ATGCCTGCAATTGCGCCCGCTTCAAGATTCCTGGCTCTGCTTTGCGTGCCAGCCGTTCTGGCGTGCGGGGCGGTCCGCGCCGGCGAGGTTCGCATCACCCATGATCTGCCCCACGTGGAGGTATTGCACGAGGGCAAGGCCGCGCGCATCGAGCGCAACCCGGATACGGAAAACCTACTGGATCCGGATTTCTCCCTGACCTCCCGCCCCTGCCCGCCGTACTGCATCCAGCCCATGCGGCTGGCCTCGGGCGTGGAGACCCTTGGCGAGTTGGAACTGATCGATTATCTGCGCCGCGTGGGCCGGGATGATGCCGTGCTGGTCATCGACTCGCGCGACAGCGACTGGCCGTTGCGCTCCGGGGTGATTCCCGGTGCCGTGCTCATCCCCTGGCAGCGCCTGCACCCGGCCCACGCCAGCGCGGCCGAGATCGCCGACCTGCTCCTGTTGCGCTTCGGCGCGGCGCGCCAGGACGGCCTGTGGAACTTCGAGAGCGCCAGGACCCTGGTGTTCTACTGCAACGGCCCCTGGTGCGGCCAGTCGCCCACCAACATCAAGCAACTGCTGGCCCTGGGCTACCCGGCCCACAAGCTCAAGTGGTACCGGGGCGGCATGCAGGACTGGAAGATGCTTGGGCTGACCACTGTCGCGCCCGCGACCGCGCCCGACACCACCACGACCCACGCCCATCCGGCTCACTGA
- a CDS encoding DUF302 domain-containing protein — protein MNKNALALALLLSASVAHAQTPPANPYLVNVPGISLPNVPAYLGLIGSMATFKPSLAAKPYSMAASLPRDQKLALMQAMMGLMPSMGIRDAMSFMSTKYKAKDGLTFDDVKQSMELRANQLNFKKVGESPMWKDFQAVLGDMDAPRMEVYHYCDIAAGRAVLKASPEAIAYLPCRIAIMEDANKQLWVITLDWDLAWLDTVNGKMGIDAELSKFAKDIRDKMDNIMQAAANGDL, from the coding sequence TTGAACAAGAACGCCCTCGCGCTCGCCCTGTTGCTGTCCGCTTCCGTGGCGCACGCGCAAACGCCTCCCGCCAATCCCTACCTGGTGAATGTCCCAGGCATTTCCCTACCGAACGTCCCGGCCTACCTGGGCCTGATCGGCTCCATGGCCACCTTCAAACCCTCCCTGGCCGCCAAGCCCTACAGCATGGCCGCCAGCCTGCCGCGCGACCAGAAGCTGGCACTGATGCAGGCCATGATGGGCCTCATGCCCAGCATGGGCATCCGCGACGCCATGAGTTTCATGTCCACCAAGTACAAGGCCAAGGACGGGCTCACCTTCGACGACGTCAAGCAGTCCATGGAACTGCGCGCCAACCAGCTGAACTTCAAGAAGGTCGGCGAGAGCCCGATGTGGAAGGACTTCCAGGCCGTGCTCGGCGACATGGACGCGCCGCGCATGGAGGTCTACCACTACTGCGACATTGCCGCCGGCCGCGCCGTGCTCAAGGCCTCGCCCGAGGCCATCGCCTACCTGCCTTGCCGCATCGCCATCATGGAAGACGCCAACAAGCAGCTCTGGGTCATCACCCTGGACTGGGACCTGGCCTGGCTGGACACCGTGAACGGCAAGATGGGCATCGATGCCGAGTTGTCGAAGTTCGCGAAAGACATCCGCGACAAGATGGACAACATCATGCAGGCCGCCGCCAACGGCGATCTGTAA
- a CDS encoding FAD-dependent oxidoreductase encodes MNQINRRQFIQFTAAASSAAALSFPSIARAGAKAKVVVIGGGYAGATAAKYVRLMDANIEVTLIEPNSIYVSCPLSNEVIVGHRDIGTLSVGYDGLKKRGVNVLHDYVTAVDRARKVVTTQGGKNLPYDALVMSPGIEFHYTGIEGYNESMINDIPHAWKAGPQTLLLKKQLEVMPDGGKFVIVVPKGPFRCPPGPYERASLVANYFQHHGKKKSKVIILDANDSHSKKGLFNQAWAKMYGWEKEGLGANPNGMIEWVKGAEGGNVTKLDAKTKTVSSDFVDVKADVLNIIPPHKAGKIAVVAGLTGATGNNFEQGWCKVEPMTMASAVDPSIYTIGDACVAGEMSTYGNPNAAFDMPKSAHIAMTQAKVAAAAIVAKVNGLAPVDPIYANTCYSVVGDDYGISVAHLYRVEGGTFKYIKEGSGVSPMAMPDKSPVPAIYRKLEAEYADGWLRNVMADAFI; translated from the coding sequence ATGAACCAGATCAATCGCCGTCAATTCATCCAATTCACCGCAGCGGCCTCTTCCGCCGCAGCCCTGAGTTTTCCCTCCATCGCCCGCGCCGGCGCCAAGGCCAAGGTGGTAGTCATCGGCGGCGGCTATGCCGGCGCCACCGCGGCCAAGTACGTCAGGCTGATGGACGCCAACATCGAGGTCACCCTCATCGAACCCAACTCCATCTATGTGTCCTGCCCGCTGTCCAATGAGGTGATCGTCGGCCACCGGGACATCGGCACGCTCTCCGTCGGTTACGACGGGCTGAAGAAGCGCGGTGTGAACGTGCTGCACGACTACGTCACCGCGGTGGACCGGGCCCGCAAGGTGGTCACCACCCAGGGAGGCAAGAACCTGCCCTACGACGCCCTGGTCATGTCGCCCGGCATCGAGTTCCACTACACCGGCATCGAGGGCTACAACGAGTCGATGATCAACGACATCCCCCATGCCTGGAAGGCCGGCCCCCAGACCCTGCTCCTGAAGAAGCAGCTGGAAGTCATGCCTGATGGCGGCAAGTTCGTCATCGTCGTGCCCAAAGGCCCCTTCCGCTGCCCCCCCGGCCCCTACGAGCGGGCCTCCCTGGTGGCCAACTACTTCCAGCACCACGGCAAGAAGAAATCCAAGGTCATCATCCTGGATGCCAACGACTCCCACTCCAAGAAGGGTCTGTTCAACCAGGCCTGGGCCAAGATGTATGGCTGGGAGAAGGAAGGCCTGGGCGCCAACCCCAACGGCATGATCGAATGGGTCAAAGGCGCGGAAGGCGGCAACGTCACCAAGCTGGACGCCAAGACCAAGACCGTGTCTTCGGACTTCGTCGATGTGAAGGCGGACGTGCTCAACATCATCCCCCCGCACAAGGCGGGCAAGATCGCCGTTGTTGCCGGGTTGACCGGTGCCACGGGCAACAACTTCGAGCAGGGCTGGTGCAAGGTGGAGCCCATGACCATGGCCAGCGCCGTGGACCCCAGCATCTATACCATTGGCGATGCCTGCGTGGCGGGGGAGATGTCCACCTATGGCAACCCCAACGCTGCCTTCGACATGCCCAAGTCGGCCCACATCGCCATGACCCAGGCCAAGGTGGCGGCGGCGGCGATCGTGGCCAAGGTCAACGGCCTGGCGCCGGTCGACCCGATCTACGCAAACACCTGTTACAGCGTGGTGGGCGATGACTACGGCATCTCGGTGGCGCACCTGTACCGGGTGGAAGGCGGCACCTTCAAGTACATCAAGGAAGGCAGTGGCGTGTCCCCCATGGCCATGCCGGACAAGTCCCCCGTGCCCGCCATCTACCGCAAGCTGGAGGCGGAATACGCCGACGGCTGGCTGCGCAACGTCATGGCCGATGCGTTCATTTGA
- the napA gene encoding nitrate reductase catalytic subunit NapA — protein sequence MGINRRDFLKSSIAASTAATVGMSVSEQAQAAIREGEKDWQWDKGVCRFCGVGCGIMIATKDGRVVATKGDPKAPVNRGLNCVKGYFNGKIMYGQDRLIQPLLRMTDGKYDKAGKFAPVSWEQALDVMERQFRKTYAELGPAGVSMIGSGQQTVMEGYVSSKLMKAGFRSNNLDNNARNCMASAVAAFMQTFGIDEPAGNYDDVEHTDTMVLWGANMAECHPIMWSRITDRRLTHKACRVVNLTTYHNASSDLADLEIIMSPNGDLAIQNWLAREIIVRNVVNWDFVNKHCIFSTGHNDIGYGFRTANAEKYAYAAEQDVVGNQKRHVLDAQEAVAQRRKAGEAVEQKHAAAAAQHWKISFEDFKAALEPYTLDFVAEVAKGDAEESLDAFKAKLVKLADLFIDPARKTISFWTMGFNQHQRGTWVNEQCYMNHLLLGKHAQPGNGAFSLTGQPSACGTAREVGVFSHRLPADMVVGNPKHREHTEHLWHVPAKTLNPKPGAHITDIMRGLEDGAIKWCWILVNNPFQHHPNINHAINAARKGDNFIVVSDAYPSVSAKVADLILPAAMIFEKWGAYGNAERRTQHWRQQVQPPGQARADIWQMMAFAKRFKLKDVWGEQRLPGLKVEGFPEGKLPSVLDEAAKHHLSPDTTLYEALFVTPANRKHAWPDPVAKGHGNHVADLLGDGWFPEKAIFEEYRTFGAGHGHDLAPFDVYHHDDVRGLRWPVVEKDGKWVETLWRFNEQYDPYAKKGSGFDFYGDFAKAIPTGNLDGVTDPNPTPLPGKAKIFFRPYAAPVERPDSQYDLWLCTGRVIEHWHTGTMTRRVPELHRAVPAAVLWLHPDDAQKRDLKRNDVVWVESRRGKVRVRVETGGRNRMPKGYAFVPFFDEGVLINRVTLDANCPISRENDFKKCAVKVYRA from the coding sequence ATGGGTATCAATCGACGTGATTTCCTGAAATCCAGCATCGCCGCCAGCACGGCGGCGACGGTGGGCATGTCCGTTTCGGAACAGGCCCAGGCTGCGATCAGAGAAGGTGAAAAGGACTGGCAGTGGGACAAGGGAGTATGCCGCTTCTGTGGCGTGGGCTGCGGCATCATGATCGCCACCAAGGACGGCCGCGTGGTGGCCACCAAGGGCGACCCCAAGGCCCCGGTCAACCGCGGTCTCAACTGCGTCAAGGGCTACTTCAACGGCAAGATCATGTACGGCCAGGACCGGCTGATCCAACCCCTGCTGCGCATGACCGACGGCAAATACGACAAGGCCGGAAAGTTCGCGCCCGTGTCGTGGGAGCAGGCCCTTGACGTGATGGAACGGCAGTTCCGCAAAACCTACGCGGAACTCGGCCCGGCCGGGGTTTCCATGATCGGCTCCGGCCAGCAGACGGTGATGGAAGGCTACGTCTCCAGCAAGCTGATGAAGGCCGGGTTCCGCTCCAACAACCTGGACAACAACGCCCGCAACTGCATGGCCTCGGCCGTAGCCGCCTTCATGCAGACCTTCGGCATCGACGAGCCGGCGGGCAACTACGATGACGTCGAGCACACCGACACCATGGTGCTGTGGGGCGCCAACATGGCCGAATGCCACCCCATCATGTGGTCGCGCATCACCGACCGGCGGCTGACCCACAAGGCCTGCCGTGTGGTCAACCTGACCACTTACCACAACGCCTCGTCCGACCTGGCCGACCTGGAGATCATCATGTCGCCCAACGGCGACCTGGCCATCCAGAACTGGCTGGCACGGGAGATCATCGTCCGCAACGTGGTGAACTGGGACTTCGTCAACAAGCACTGCATCTTCAGCACCGGCCACAATGACATCGGCTACGGCTTCCGCACCGCCAACGCGGAGAAGTACGCCTATGCCGCCGAACAGGACGTGGTCGGCAACCAGAAACGCCATGTCCTGGACGCGCAGGAGGCCGTCGCCCAGCGGCGCAAGGCAGGCGAAGCGGTGGAACAGAAGCATGCCGCCGCCGCCGCCCAGCACTGGAAGATCAGCTTTGAAGACTTCAAGGCCGCGCTGGAGCCCTACACCCTGGACTTCGTGGCCGAGGTGGCCAAGGGCGATGCCGAGGAAAGCCTCGACGCCTTCAAGGCCAAGCTGGTCAAACTGGCCGACCTGTTCATCGACCCCGCGCGCAAGACCATATCGTTCTGGACCATGGGCTTCAACCAGCACCAGCGCGGCACCTGGGTCAACGAACAGTGCTACATGAACCACCTGCTCCTGGGCAAGCACGCCCAGCCCGGCAATGGCGCCTTCTCCCTCACCGGCCAGCCTTCCGCCTGCGGCACCGCGCGGGAGGTGGGCGTATTCTCCCACCGCCTGCCCGCCGACATGGTGGTGGGTAATCCCAAGCACCGCGAGCATACCGAGCATCTCTGGCACGTGCCCGCGAAAACCCTGAACCCCAAGCCGGGCGCCCACATCACCGACATCATGCGCGGCCTGGAAGACGGGGCCATCAAGTGGTGCTGGATCCTGGTCAACAACCCGTTCCAGCATCATCCCAACATCAACCACGCCATCAACGCGGCGCGCAAGGGCGACAACTTCATCGTCGTCTCCGACGCCTATCCCAGCGTCTCGGCCAAGGTGGCCGACCTGATCCTGCCCGCCGCCATGATCTTCGAGAAATGGGGCGCCTACGGTAACGCCGAACGCCGCACCCAGCACTGGCGCCAGCAGGTGCAGCCCCCCGGCCAGGCCCGCGCCGACATCTGGCAGATGATGGCCTTCGCCAAACGCTTCAAGCTCAAGGACGTGTGGGGCGAGCAGCGCCTGCCCGGCCTGAAGGTGGAAGGCTTCCCCGAAGGCAAGCTGCCCAGCGTGCTGGACGAAGCCGCCAAACATCACCTCAGCCCCGACACCACGTTGTATGAAGCCCTCTTCGTCACCCCCGCCAACCGCAAGCATGCCTGGCCCGACCCCGTGGCCAAGGGCCATGGCAACCACGTGGCCGATCTGCTGGGCGACGGCTGGTTCCCCGAGAAAGCCATCTTCGAGGAATACCGCACCTTCGGCGCGGGCCATGGCCACGACCTGGCGCCGTTCGACGTCTATCACCACGACGACGTGCGAGGCCTGCGCTGGCCGGTAGTGGAGAAGGACGGCAAGTGGGTGGAAACCCTGTGGCGCTTCAACGAGCAGTACGACCCCTACGCCAAGAAGGGCAGCGGCTTCGACTTCTACGGCGACTTCGCCAAGGCCATCCCAACGGGCAACCTGGACGGCGTCACCGACCCGAACCCCACCCCGCTGCCCGGCAAGGCCAAGATCTTCTTCCGCCCCTACGCTGCCCCGGTGGAACGGCCCGATAGCCAGTACGACCTGTGGCTATGCACCGGCCGGGTCATCGAGCATTGGCACACCGGCACCATGACCCGGCGCGTGCCCGAACTGCACCGCGCCGTGCCGGCCGCGGTGTTGTGGCTGCACCCGGATGACGCGCAAAAACGCGACCTCAAGCGCAACGACGTGGTGTGGGTGGAATCGCGGCGCGGCAAGGTGCGGGTCCGGGTGGAGACGGGGGGACGCAACCGCATGCCCAAAGGCTATGCGTTCGTGCCCTTCTTCGACGAAGGCGTGCTCATCAACCGGGTCACGCTGGATGCCAATTGCCCCATCTCGCGTGAAAACGACTTCAAGAAATGCGCGGTCAAGGTCTATCGGGCCTGA
- a CDS encoding nitrate reductase cytochrome c-type subunit, whose translation MKFKIAFIAALTLAAGWLQADSLPDESLGLSKTSVFEDPTPPEFAYSDLPPKKSGVLPRFWEDAPPQIPHKVDKLIPITAKLNKCLECHDEPDDIGDKVKGEPTPMPESHYVKDGKDMAMSGRRHFCTLCHVPQAGVGVLVDNTFGAGK comes from the coding sequence ATGAAATTCAAAATCGCATTCATTGCCGCGCTGACACTGGCGGCTGGCTGGCTTCAGGCCGACAGCCTGCCGGACGAAAGCCTGGGCTTATCGAAAACCAGTGTGTTTGAAGACCCGACCCCGCCGGAGTTCGCCTACTCCGATCTTCCACCCAAGAAATCCGGCGTACTGCCGCGCTTCTGGGAAGACGCCCCGCCGCAGATTCCGCACAAGGTGGACAAGCTCATTCCCATCACCGCCAAGCTCAACAAGTGTCTGGAATGCCACGACGAGCCCGACGACATCGGCGACAAGGTGAAGGGCGAACCCACGCCCATGCCCGAGTCACACTACGTCAAGGATGGCAAGGACATGGCCATGTCGGGCCGCCGGCACTTCTGCACACTGTGCCACGTTCCCCAGGCGGGGGTCGGTGTGTTGGTGGATAACACCTTCGGCGCGGGCAAGTAG